The Streptomyces sp. WZ-12 genome segment GCGGAGCGCCAGCAGCTCCCGATGAACCGCAAGGGCGAGGCGGACGTCCCCGTGCAGGCGGGGCACGTCGGCGAGCCGACGCTGCCCGGCGGCTTCGTCGACTACGACCTCGCCCCGCGCGAGTACCCGCTCTCCCTGACCCAGACCGTGCTGCGGGTCCACAGCCGCGTCGCCGACCTCTACAACCACCCGATGGACCAGACCCAGCAGCAACTCCGGCTCACCGTCGAGGAGATCCGCGAGCGCCAGGAGTGGGAGCTGGTCAACAACCGGGAGTTCGGGCTGTTGCACAGCGCCGACTACGGCCAGCGGATCAGCACCTACACCGGCCCGCCGACCCCCGACGACATGGACGAGCTGCTGTCCATGCGCCGCAAGACAAAGCTCTTCCTGGCCCACCCCAAGGCGATCGCGGCCTTCTTCCGGCAGTGCAACAAGCGCGGTCTGGTGCCCGGTTCGGCCAGCGTCGACGGGCACGAGGTGCCCGCCTGGCGGGGCGTCCCGATCTTCCCGTGCGGCAAGATCCCGATCAGCGACGTGCACACCAGCAGCATCATCGCGCTGCGCACCGGCGAGGCGGACCAGGGCGTGGTCGGCCTGCACCAGACCGGTATCCCCGACGAGTTCCAACCCGGCCTGAACGTCCGCTTCATGGGCATCGACGACGCCGCGATCGTCAAGTACCTCGTCACCGCCTACTACTCGATGGCCATCCTCGTGCCCGACGCCGTCGGCGTCCTGGAGAACGTCCAGATCGGCCGGAGCACCGACTGACCGG includes the following:
- a CDS encoding family 2B encapsulin nanocompartment shell protein → MPVPDNATGSATDEPDLVPPTDSALTSLSTQAARQLATTTKSEPQMQGITSRWLLKSLPWVDVKGGTYRVNRRLTLRIGRGRVQFEHNGADDIKVIPETLTELPVLRGYDEPDVLRELAGRFSVREVRAGQVLFETGQPATEAYLIVHGRFARYTTGKYGGEEVTGVITDGDQIGEEALGQADPQWRSSVRAETPGVLMVLPWDVLREFTDRVPSLAAHLTAYAERQQLPMNRKGEADVPVQAGHVGEPTLPGGFVDYDLAPREYPLSLTQTVLRVHSRVADLYNHPMDQTQQQLRLTVEEIRERQEWELVNNREFGLLHSADYGQRISTYTGPPTPDDMDELLSMRRKTKLFLAHPKAIAAFFRQCNKRGLVPGSASVDGHEVPAWRGVPIFPCGKIPISDVHTSSIIALRTGEADQGVVGLHQTGIPDEFQPGLNVRFMGIDDAAIVKYLVTAYYSMAILVPDAVGVLENVQIGRSTD